A region from the Lolium perenne isolate Kyuss_39 chromosome 4, Kyuss_2.0, whole genome shotgun sequence genome encodes:
- the LOC127292460 gene encoding histone H4, whose translation MSGRGKGGKGLGKGGAKRHRKVLRDNIQGITKPAIRRLARRGGVKRISGLIYEETRGVLKIFLENVIRDAVTYTEHARRKTVTAMDVVYALKRQGRTLYGFGG comes from the coding sequence ATGTCGGgccgcggcaagggaggcaagggtctAGGCAAGGGCGGCGCCAAGCGCCACCGCAAGGTCCTGCGCGACAACATCCAGGGCATCACCAAGCCCGCCATCCGGCGCCTGGCTCGCCGTGGCGGCGTGAAGCGCATCTCCGGGCTCATCTACGAGGAAACCCGCGGCGTGCTCAAGATCttcctcgagaacgtcatccgcgacGCCGTCACCTACACCGAGCACGCCCGCCGCAAGACCGTCACCGCCATGGACGTCGTCTACGCCCTCAAGCGCCAGGGACGCACACTCTACGGATTTGGAGGCTGA